The Leptospira terpstrae serovar Hualin str. LT 11-33 = ATCC 700639 nucleotide sequence CAAAACTTACGATTGGTTCTGACTCGTTCTGCGATCACACCGTTTTCTGGATCTCCGAGAGGTGAGGCAGTTGGTGCTTCTTCTTTTGCAAATTTTGCATAACCATGAACACCTTTGATCCCGGACCAAGAAGGCAAATAGGCTTGTAGTTCTTCCTCTACAAATAAAGCTACAGCATCACCTTCCTCTGACCAAATAAAATGAATTTGCTCTTCTATAAGTGAACTTTGTGCTTTTGGATCTGTAATTTCAGATTTGGTCAACACAGGCGCAAGGCCAAGATCAAAATCTTCTTCCACACGTGAATCAGGTGCATCAATTAAGTTACGCACCCAAAGTGTTTTCATTGGCCACTCAGGATTGTTATGTGATTGTAGGTAAAGGTAAATGGTTCTTCCGTCATCTTCTAAAAATGCAGTAAAAGAACCGTAGGGATTTGCTTCTTGGTATAAAACTTTAGGGGTACTGGGATTCATTAAAATTTATGGGGGACAACTCTCTCTTGGAATTTTGCAAGTAGTTTTGCAATGGTATCATCCATTCCTACTTCAAAATAAATATCTGGATAATAACCAGAGGCATTCCTTAGACCGATTAGTTCTGGTTCATTCCATTTCCTGTATCCTTTCAATGAGTTCCAAACTTCTTCCGAAGGGGAAAGGTTTTCCTTTTTTGCGTCGATGAATGATTGAATCGTGCGAGTTGGGGTCATACTATCGTATAGATTCTTTGGTCTGGAAGGGAATCCAACTAAAATTTTAGACGACCTGGACTGTCAGTGTGGATTTTCATTGGATTTCTTTGGTCAGTGGGTGAAAAATTACAGTGACTTACTTTTTTCAGGTGGGCGATTTCGAAATCCATGCAATTATTCCAAAGGTCTGAATCGGAAAATCTCCTCCCCTATGACGGAGTTTTATTGTACATTCCTCATTTTCTCCCAACAGAAGAATCCCATCGGATCTTTGGATCCCTAATGGATGAGATTGAATGGAAACCGGATGAAGCAATACTTTATGGAAAACATATCACCACCAAACGAAGTGTCGCATGGTATGCGGAAAAAGGTTTTTCCTATCGTTATTCGGGAACAACTAAAACAGCTCTTCCTTGGTCTCCACTCTTATTAGAATTAAAATCAAAAGTAGAAGGTGTAACCAAGGAAG carries:
- a CDS encoding alpha-ketoglutarate-dependent dioxygenase AlkB family protein, coding for MQLFQRSESENLLPYDGVLLYIPHFLPTEESHRIFGSLMDEIEWKPDEAILYGKHITTKRSVAWYAEKGFSYRYSGTTKTALPWSPLLLELKSKVEGVTKEVFNSCLLNLYHDGSEGMAWHSDDETSLRPNSTIASVSFGAERIFRYKHKKTGEQVELQLEHGSLLLMKDVIQRHWLHSLPKAMKVKRPRINLTFRQFGLI